The segment tatttgttgataaaacatttcatatattactcccaaattggaaatttttgtCGTGTCTTTAGTTATGCAaaacttgatttaattttttaaccatgtctttttaaaatacattttaatatttacatattttcagaAGATAATGTATTCTCGATCCTAGCATACACAAAGTAATTTCCCACCCAACAACGTAACTGTTACGTACAAGACATGTCACATTGCAGTTATATTGAGTGAGAAATTATACCATTAATGTTATGTTACTGTTACTTTGTGTTTGCTTggattttacataaaatccCATTGAAAAacatacgttttatttttttacagatgtaAACCACTATTATCTTCGTATATCTCTAAATTTATTACGCATTGCAACTGGAATAATGGAATATATGACGAACGTAAAGTATGTGAAATACCTTTAACGTTTACTGGTCGTAACAGTGGCCTACAAATGACTAAAAATGCGGTTGTGTTTCACCGTAGTGAGAGTCTTATGGCTTATAACCGCACAAAGAACGGTACTTTAGAAAAGAAGGTTGTCGAAAATTGCAACTCTATTATTGAAGACATTACTTATTGCAATGACGTAATTATAAGTAGCCATCGgtgagtatttatttatacactttgttatgtttatttcttttttttatttataacaaaaatttttgcagagATGGTAGTCTCAGATTCTGGAGAATTCAATcacggaaaaaaaatacaaattatcttacacaattaaaaatatctagcATTGTAAATGATGATTACATTTATCGATTAGATGCAACATCgcaacatattatattaagttGTCAATTTTTCGATGCAACCGAAAAAGTTTCAGTAAaagtaagattttaaaaaattgcaataatgctATGTTGTAGTATGTAAAAAATCCGTTTTTATTTagatacagaaaaatacatatgaaaCAGATGGTTGTGTGGAAAGaaacgaattattttataggaACCACTCTCTTGTgacttcaattttatttgaccCTATAGGAACAAAATTTGCTGCTAATATCATTGAATCGGGTCATTGCTCGGttctaatttatgatattgataaaaggtaaaatacatataaagtataaattaattaatcgttttCTACAGATGTTTGATTAAACATTGACTATATTTGTACCAATGAGCTATATAACATACTGCAAATGGTTTTGAAGGAATGGGGCTGGTTCCACTGGccaaaagaaagagatatattGT is part of the Linepithema humile isolate Giens D197 chromosome 3, Lhum_UNIL_v1.0, whole genome shotgun sequence genome and harbors:
- the LOC105678922 gene encoding uncharacterized protein isoform X2; protein product: MSHCSYIECKPLLSSYISKFITHCNWNNGIYDERKVCEIPLTFTGRNSGLQMTKNAVVFHRSESLMAYNRTKNGTLEKKVVENCNSIIEDITYCNDVIISSHRDGSLRFWRIQSRKKNTNYLTQLKISSIVNDDYIYRLDATSQHIILSCQFFDATEKVSVKIQKNTYETDGCVERNELFYRNHSLVTSILFDPIGTKFAANIIESGHCSVLIYDIDKSYQVMEKKYDDFFGLLLWEDPHTILTLNKGYIKKIDMRTSEFVHICDTSSIPEWGYDNLTCFSSDYLYTIMTGTRNGKVILWDQRKSAPIQMYQMSPTKPPDSYLNDNIRSDQYDRKNIRSIQFDSTHLYAVTYETLIEFDFKKKDYLDHENIKNILLNYF
- the LOC105678922 gene encoding uncharacterized protein isoform X3, with the translated sequence MKKLTSCLSRIRCRKNLVNDVNHYYLRISLNLLRIATGIMEYMTNVNESLMAYNRTKNGTLEKKVVENCNSIIEDITYCNDVIISSHRDGSLRFWRIQSRKKNTNYLTQLKISSIVNDDYIYRLDATSQHIILSCQFFDATEKVSVKIQKNTYETDGCVERNELFYRNHSLVTSILFDPIGTKFAANIIESGHCSVLIYDIDKSYQVMEKKYDDFFGLLLWEDPHTILTLNKGYIKKIDMRTSEFVHICDTSSIPEWGYDNLTCFSSDYLYTIMTGTRNGKVILWDQRKSAPIQMYQMSPTKPPDSYLNDNIRSDQYDRKNIRSIQFDSTHLYAVTYETLIEFDFKKKDYLDHENIKNILLNYF
- the LOC105678922 gene encoding uncharacterized protein isoform X4, coding for MEYMTNVNESLMAYNRTKNGTLEKKVVENCNSIIEDITYCNDVIISSHRDGSLRFWRIQSRKKNTNYLTQLKISSIVNDDYIYRLDATSQHIILSCQFFDATEKVSVKIQKNTYETDGCVERNELFYRNHSLVTSILFDPIGTKFAANIIESGHCSVLIYDIDKSYQVMEKKYDDFFGLLLWEDPHTILTLNKGYIKKIDMRTSEFVHICDTSSIPEWGYDNLTCFSSDYLYTIMTGTRNGKVILWDQRKSAPIQMYQMSPTKPPDSYLNDNIRSDQYDRKNIRSIQFDSTHLYAVTYETLIEFDFKKKDYLDHENIKNILLNYF